A genomic region of Salinibacter pepae contains the following coding sequences:
- the yajC gene encoding preprotein translocase subunit YajC: MLSPLLSALDPILLVGQSGSGSGGIVGLLFPLVLIIGVFYFFIYRPQQKREEEHQEMVENLEQGDKIVTVGGVHGTIQKIDEDSVLAQVNSKGTRLRFNKDSIASLANDEE, from the coding sequence ATGCTTTCTCCTCTTCTCTCGGCTCTGGATCCGATCCTCCTCGTCGGCCAATCCGGCAGTGGCAGCGGCGGCATTGTCGGCCTCTTGTTCCCGCTGGTTCTCATTATCGGCGTCTTCTACTTCTTCATCTACCGCCCCCAGCAAAAACGCGAAGAGGAGCACCAGGAGATGGTCGAAAACCTGGAACAGGGCGATAAAATCGTGACCGTGGGCGGCGTCCACGGCACCATTCAGAAGATTGACGAAGACAGCGTTCTGGCGCAGGTCAACAGCAAGGGCACGCGGCTGCGCTTCAACAAGGACTCCATCGCGAGCCTCGCCAACGACGAGGAGTAG
- the ribB gene encoding 3,4-dihydroxy-2-butanone-4-phosphate synthase, protein MSSSPSSSSPSSEKPFDTIEDALATIRDGGLAIVVDDEDRENEGDFIGAAEAVTPDLVNFMTKEGRGLLCTAIPPERAEELDLDLMVDANSSLYSTPFTVSVDYRQGTSTGISAADRAKTIRALADPDASPYDFARPGHVFPLRARTGGVLRRAGHTEAAVDLARLAGREPAGALVEIMNEDGSMARVPQLRERARALDMPLITIQDLIAYRMQNERLIERAAEVDLDTAFGAFQVVAYEETLTGDVHLALLKGDWAEDEPVLVRVHSQNVLGDVLAARRESYSEQLAEALLQVEHEGTGAILYMMQSNHGQGLLSKLKDLERHQNQDDGAPTDVSLEMDHRDYGIGCQILRDLGIRKLRLLTNNPRKRIGLAGYGLELVEQTPIELPTEAQDHLSTVAADRLTPLLMELIDAGT, encoded by the coding sequence ATGAGTTCTTCCCCCAGCAGTTCCTCCCCGTCTTCGGAAAAGCCCTTCGACACCATCGAAGACGCCCTCGCTACCATCCGGGACGGGGGGCTCGCGATTGTCGTAGACGACGAAGATCGAGAAAACGAAGGCGACTTCATCGGAGCGGCCGAGGCGGTGACGCCCGACCTCGTCAACTTCATGACGAAGGAAGGACGCGGCCTCCTCTGCACGGCCATCCCGCCTGAGCGGGCCGAGGAGCTGGACCTCGACCTGATGGTCGACGCCAACTCGTCGCTCTACAGCACCCCCTTCACCGTCTCGGTCGACTACCGCCAGGGCACGAGCACCGGCATCTCGGCGGCGGACCGCGCAAAGACGATCCGTGCCCTGGCCGACCCGGACGCCTCTCCGTACGACTTTGCCCGCCCCGGGCACGTCTTTCCGCTTCGGGCCCGCACGGGAGGGGTGCTACGGCGGGCGGGACACACCGAGGCGGCCGTGGACCTTGCCCGCCTCGCCGGCCGGGAACCGGCCGGGGCCCTCGTCGAGATTATGAACGAAGACGGGAGCATGGCCCGCGTTCCTCAACTCCGCGAGCGGGCCCGGGCCCTGGACATGCCCCTCATCACGATCCAGGACCTGATTGCCTACCGCATGCAGAACGAGCGGCTCATTGAGCGGGCGGCAGAAGTGGACCTGGACACCGCGTTCGGCGCCTTCCAGGTCGTCGCCTACGAGGAGACACTCACCGGCGACGTACACCTGGCCCTGCTCAAGGGCGACTGGGCCGAGGACGAACCCGTCCTCGTTCGCGTGCACTCCCAGAACGTGCTGGGGGACGTGCTCGCCGCACGGCGCGAATCGTACAGCGAACAGTTGGCCGAGGCCCTGCTCCAAGTGGAGCACGAAGGCACGGGCGCCATTCTCTACATGATGCAGAGCAATCACGGCCAGGGCCTCCTCTCGAAACTCAAGGATCTGGAGCGCCATCAGAACCAGGACGACGGGGCGCCCACGGACGTGTCGCTCGAGATGGACCATCGCGACTACGGCATCGGGTGCCAGATTCTTCGGGACCTCGGCATTCGCAAGCTCCGACTTCTCACCAACAATCCCCGAAAGCGAATCGGGCTGGCCGGGTACGGCCTCGAGCTCGTCGAACAGACGCCGATCGAGTTGCCCACGGAGGCCCAAGACCACCTGTCGACCGTCGCGGCGGACCGACTCACGCCCCTTCTCATGGAGCTCATTGACGCCGGCACATAG
- a CDS encoding DNA internalization-related competence protein ComEC/Rec2, translated as MDPDSSVHWGAYPALYVAVAFALGVFGNSVFAGVPFSLWLGGAGAGLALFAGMQWWDRARLVTLAPLGRVLAAVVVVGCAGGARHSVHQGPSPRGLAPAAEASDDAVAVQGIVEDAPERTDGATRFVLAVNALFGARDTAAVEGRVRVTLKPSPWANTVPSFPRLRQGDVIRLRGSLRRPPGLRNPGGFDYAAYLSRRGICCTLYVDAPDRVAVLGNRRGRVQNALVSLRAHVRRQVDRYVPSTGGRAVVRALLLGDRSRITDAQRARFAKTGLMHLLAVSGLHVFLVGMVLYALLRPFLLRLRLRWRTAEVVRAVLTITVLVFYMLLTGGRPSVVRAVIMATLFIGGIFFQRSAHSLNTLGVAALVLLAVRPPMLFDVGFQLSMAAVSGIVTLNPRFLEMLPDRYRTSEALDWVLSTGTTSAAAILGTAPVLLYHFGWVSVAGLLLNVVGIPCTGLALTSAIATVAVGGLWPTAAASFGSAADVFLQGLLATSRYGAAWFSWAGIRMATPHLWELTALGAGLIAVAQWPRPRLRWRWIVIGGLLMTASVWGPVAGGGTAPTLDIIFFDVGQGDAALLKTPSDHHVLIDTGPRSPSGATAEFAVLPFLRRWGIRRLDLVVISHSDEDHLGGLPTLLQAVRVDRVVHNGRPVDTDLYGRTRRLLRQNEVPRRAVHRGDALQADSSIRAEVLSPPGRSRLATENNASVVLRVEYGDVNILLPGDIEKAIEQNLARTYGEELLGHVVKVPHHGSETSSRPSFVRSASDSTQTHAVVSVGRSSRYGMPDASIIRRWRREATQVHSTADRGAVWMRTDGEEVWRLQWQ; from the coding sequence ATGGATCCTGACTCATCGGTTCACTGGGGCGCCTATCCGGCCCTTTACGTGGCGGTCGCCTTCGCGCTCGGGGTCTTCGGAAATTCGGTGTTCGCGGGCGTCCCGTTTTCCCTTTGGCTGGGCGGCGCCGGGGCTGGACTTGCGCTGTTTGCAGGGATGCAGTGGTGGGATCGGGCTCGGCTCGTTACCCTTGCGCCCCTTGGGCGGGTGCTGGCCGCTGTCGTGGTGGTGGGGTGTGCCGGCGGGGCCCGCCATAGCGTCCACCAGGGGCCGTCGCCCCGAGGGCTCGCCCCGGCGGCGGAGGCGAGCGACGATGCCGTGGCCGTGCAGGGCATCGTCGAAGATGCGCCGGAGCGGACCGACGGGGCGACCCGATTCGTGTTGGCGGTGAACGCTCTTTTTGGGGCCCGGGATACGGCCGCGGTGGAGGGACGAGTGCGCGTTACGCTGAAGCCGTCTCCGTGGGCCAACACCGTCCCTTCGTTTCCCAGGCTCCGTCAGGGCGACGTCATTCGGCTCCGTGGGTCCTTGCGGCGGCCCCCGGGCCTCCGGAACCCTGGAGGGTTCGATTATGCCGCGTACCTATCCCGGCGAGGCATCTGCTGCACCCTGTACGTCGACGCCCCCGACCGCGTCGCCGTACTCGGGAACCGGCGGGGGAGGGTGCAGAATGCACTCGTCTCCCTACGGGCGCACGTCCGCCGTCAGGTGGACCGGTACGTACCGAGCACCGGGGGACGGGCGGTGGTGCGGGCCCTGTTGCTGGGGGATCGGAGTCGCATCACCGATGCCCAGCGAGCTCGTTTTGCAAAGACGGGCCTTATGCATCTTCTCGCAGTGTCGGGCCTGCATGTTTTCCTCGTCGGGATGGTGCTGTACGCATTGCTTCGCCCGTTTCTGCTGCGCCTGCGGCTGCGGTGGCGCACGGCGGAAGTTGTGCGGGCCGTACTCACGATCACGGTGTTGGTCTTCTACATGTTGCTCACAGGAGGGCGGCCGTCGGTCGTGCGGGCCGTGATCATGGCGACGTTGTTCATTGGGGGCATCTTTTTCCAGCGGTCGGCCCATTCACTCAACACCCTCGGTGTTGCGGCCCTCGTGCTGCTTGCGGTCCGGCCCCCAATGTTGTTTGACGTCGGGTTTCAGCTGTCGATGGCGGCTGTGTCGGGAATTGTGACGCTCAATCCCCGATTCCTCGAAATGCTGCCGGACCGGTACCGGACTTCCGAGGCCCTGGACTGGGTGCTGTCTACCGGTACGACATCGGCGGCCGCCATTCTGGGAACGGCCCCGGTCCTGCTCTATCACTTTGGATGGGTGTCGGTCGCCGGGCTGCTCCTAAACGTGGTCGGGATTCCGTGCACCGGACTCGCCCTTACGTCGGCAATCGCCACCGTGGCAGTGGGGGGACTGTGGCCCACGGCGGCCGCCTCGTTTGGCAGCGCGGCGGACGTGTTCCTGCAGGGGCTTCTTGCCACGTCCAGGTACGGAGCCGCGTGGTTCTCGTGGGCGGGCATCCGAATGGCGACGCCGCACCTATGGGAACTGACCGCTCTTGGGGCGGGGCTGATTGCCGTAGCACAGTGGCCGCGGCCTCGTCTCCGATGGCGTTGGATCGTCATTGGGGGGCTTCTCATGACGGCATCCGTCTGGGGCCCCGTGGCCGGAGGCGGGACGGCACCGACGCTCGACATCATATTCTTCGATGTGGGGCAGGGGGACGCTGCCCTCCTCAAGACGCCCTCGGACCACCATGTGCTCATCGATACCGGTCCTCGATCCCCGAGTGGGGCGACTGCGGAGTTCGCGGTTCTTCCGTTTCTACGACGATGGGGGATTCGTCGGCTGGATCTCGTCGTGATCTCTCATTCTGATGAGGATCACCTGGGGGGCCTACCGACACTCCTACAGGCAGTACGGGTGGACCGAGTGGTTCACAACGGCCGTCCTGTGGACACGGATCTGTATGGTCGGACCCGTCGTCTCCTTCGTCAGAATGAGGTTCCCCGACGGGCCGTTCATCGGGGGGATGCCCTCCAGGCGGATTCGTCGATTCGGGCAGAGGTTCTCAGTCCCCCTGGGCGAAGCAGGCTGGCGACAGAAAACAACGCCTCCGTTGTGCTCCGAGTGGAGTACGGGGACGTAAACATCCTGTTGCCGGGAGACATCGAGAAGGCCATTGAACAAAATCTGGCCCGTACGTACGGGGAGGAGCTCCTCGGACACGTGGTGAAGGTTCCTCATCACGGATCGGAGACCAGCAGCCGTCCTTCGTTCGTGCGCTCCGCGTCCGATTCCACGCAGACGCACGCGGTGGTCAGTGTGGGGCGCAGCTCCCGGTACGGAATGCCGGACGCTAGCATAATCCGTAGGTGGCGGCGAGAAGCAACCCAAGTCCACAGCACGGCCGACAGGGGGGCGGTATGGATGAGGACCGATGGTGAAGAGGTATGGCGTCTGCAGTGGCAGTAA